From the genome of Fusarium oxysporum f. sp. lycopersici 4287 chromosome 3, whole genome shotgun sequence, one region includes:
- a CDS encoding hypothetical protein (At least one base has a quality score < 10) → MESQSLQEQHHQLTKEYFALVEESKSRWDTNKRDDTIREITKWVNPPTDQHAKWPYDEAKQQHLPGTSQWILEDNTFTTWIATDSASGDVNSSYTNLLWIKGNPGTGKTVLATEVLHRLQTRSWTKDQPHATASHFFSFRYDVTRCLRSAWSTLVSQLFRQLQNWDEIVDQFAFIMVKSEHQYATSAELIALLHVIALRVPNLVLLLDGIDECEDPENVITTLAHSQEGTEAKAVILSRPNIQFLHDRLDRVPHIHLTREKAKLDIQTYIRYRLQGFKPSQFPARCSHDWIEARIMRGANGIILWAKLMFNYLQLDLGPEDRETAIESLRQQEEMTDMYIRILNYIATRHEKYRSTARRIFSWLSFPTRYLSEDQLWEVTYCIGRLSEPPGLRSDPSPTEAQRSDFHKSVIMICGCLVERIGGQYHLVHQSVVEFFWSGFKEPKCQNPVLLQFLPTPSQAHNDLATECLSYLLSRVPAKPLSGDIRQGIGPGDLFNHLPFACYAATSWPIHLEKGAKLLEESLSEALGFPPADIKSFLQLLQALDKFTSTKLTLNTWVEIQYLVASDISHLDGILEWLNVVNGLSVSDLRLPNKFRDLPNTLQRFVSEFSHLETQWGPTLRKKPHEIWGDVTAFFKTEFLARTKAVFISSMAPSSFGDDTLGSEPLATCSRDSAGSGSQTERLACLNVWPSRKFQEAVSGKNAASGLIKPEACSGWVAQYEVYDTKPLEAVKIHDIRVPLNDDEVFEHVQSSLEYRKTGQNKTTVQKEWSLTFPIAISPNLDMLVILRSVCFLENVTPVLGNDGDRATSTTTFKFVSLRQNSQLTEASITKRSSRARLPREAQSQLRVTESYCYKFNHDGRYLLREKSRCLPTLFQIKTTSDFQTYELQVTYIDQQKLSCSVINQYRPPGSMTTIRACSFHPTLPLLLFYTTCLGQCQLVFLWSFNNNTSHRYQPEASRNQLFNLWSPCQQKSGIESVDFSTTGNEIIIGTRHSPNPEVVDLQTDEFYDRIRAQNLEKQIGHEIVVRGTRSQDLQQISSTTSSLGYLTSVEGMQLNSQQALVVGSSSYHLDMSITESHNALQMKHTVSGAVQAKQDILSFPNTCKVDNSIKAVVTQSNSAPDTAKIVLHQDAPPFYDLGKTAKSIPMVSFPMVVHKSINAMQPPRYQTGTDGRKRRGSEVDYNRGNRRKLEDVDSGN, encoded by the exons ATGGAATCACAATCCCTCCAGGAACAGCACCATCAGTTGACCAAAGAGTATTTTGCCTTAGTTGAGGAATCCAAGTCTCGATGGGATACGAATAAAAGAG ATGACACGATCCGCGAAATAACTAAATGGGTGAATCCGCCTACCGATCAGCATGCGAAGTGGCCTTATGATGAGGCAAAACAACAGCATCTACCAGGCACTTCCCAGTGGATTCTTGAGGACAACACCTTCACCACATGGATAGCAACTGATAGCGCTTCTGGAGATGTCAACTCTTCCTACACAAATCTTCTTTGGATCAAAG GGAACCCCGGCACTGGGAAAACTGTCCTTGCAACTGAGGTTTTGCATAGGCTCCAAACGAGATCCTGGACCAAAGACCAGCCACATGCTACAGCGTCCCATTTTTTTTCCTTCAGATATGATGTGACCCGATGTCTCCGGTCCGCTTGGAGTACGCTCGTATCGCAGCTTTTCCGACAGCTTCAAAACTGGGATGAGATTGTAGATCAGTTTGCATTTATCATGGTCAAATCGGAGCATCAGTACGCCACATCTGCAGAACTGATTGCCCTACTCCATGTCATTGCACTGAGAGTCCCAAATTTGgtcctccttcttgatgggATTGATGAATGTGAGGATCCAGAGAACGTCATTACAACACTAGCACATTCTCAGGAAGGGACAGAGGCAAAGGCAGTTATTCTGAGCAGACCCAACATTCAGTTCTTGCATGATCGCCTAGACCGTGTCCCACATATTCATCTCACGCGCGAGAAAGCGAAGTTGGACATTCAAACCTATATTCGCTATCGACTACAAGGATTTAAACCAAGCCAATTCCCAGCAAGATGTTCTCACGATTGGATTGAGGCAAGAATAATGAGAGGAGCAAACGGTATCATTCTCTGGGCGAAATTGATGTTCAACTATCTCCAATTGGATCTGGGTCCTGAGGATCGGGAAACTGCTATCGAGTCACTCCGGCAACAGGAGGAAATGACAGATATGTATATCCGTATACTCAACTACATCGCTACGAGACACGAAAAATATCGTTCCACTGCACGACGCATATTTTCTTGGCTGTCTTTTCCAACTCGATATCTCTCTGAAGACCAGCTGTGGGAGGTCACTTATTGCATTGGCAGGTTGTCAGAACCTCCTGGTCTACGATCCGACCCATCGCCTACCGAAGCGCAAAGATCAGATTTCCATAAGTCTGTGATCATGATATGCGGCTGTCTTGTCGAGAGGATCGGGGGACAGTATCACTTGGTGCACCAATCCGTCGTGGAATTCTTTTGGTCAGGATTCAAGGAACCCAAATGTCAAAATCCCGTTCTTCTACAGTTTTTACCGACACCTTCACAAGCTCACAATGATCTTGCTACAGAATGTCTCTCCTATCTGCTATCTAGAGTTCCCGCAAAACCGCTTTCTGGAGATATCCGGCAAGGGATTGGGCCTGGTGATCTGTTCAACCATCTCCCATTTGCCTGCTACGCTGCAACTTCTTGGCCTATACATCTCGAGAAGGGTGCTAAATTACTAGAAGAGTCCTTATCTGAGGCCCTCGGATTCCCTCCAGCAGATATCAAATCAtttctccagcttcttcaagcactGGACAAATTTACTTCTACGAAGTTAACCCTAAACACTTGGGTAGAAATTCAGTATTTGGTGGCCAGTGACATCTCGCATCTTGACGGCATCTTAGAATGGCTCAACGTTGTGAATGGACTATCCGTGAGTGATTTACGACTGCCGAACAAGTTCCGGGACCTCCCAAACACGCTTCAAAGATTTGTTTCGGAGTTCTCGCACCTCGAGACCCAGTGGGGTCCCACCCTCCGGAAAAAGCCCCATGAAATCTGGGGTGACGTGACGGCATTTTTCAAGACGGAGTTTCTTGCGCGAACAAAAGCGGTGTTTATCAGCTCTATGGCCCCCTCTAGTTTCGGGGACGATACGCTAGGCTCGGAGCCACTGGCCACGTGTAGCCGCGACTCTGCAGGCTCGGGTAGTCAGACGGAACGACTCGCTTGTCTCAATGTCTGGCCCAGCAG AAAGTTTCAAGAAGCTGTGTCGGGCAAGAACGCAGCAAGTGGTTTAATTAAGCCGGAGGCATGCTCAGGCTGGGTTGCCCAGTACGAAGTTTATGACACCAAGCCACTAGAGGCTGTCAAAATTCACGATATTCGAGTTCCCCTAAACGATGACGAGGTTTTTGAGCACGTGCAGTCTTCCCTTGAATATCGGAAAACTGGACAGAACAAAACAACTGTTCAGAAAGAATGGAGCCTTACGTTTCCAATTGCCATCAGTCCGAATCTAGATATGCTAGTTATTCTTCGAAGCGTCTGCTTTCTTGAAAATGTCACTCCCGTCCTCGGCAATGATGGTGACCGCGCAACATCAACTACCACGTTCAAATTTGTCTCCCTTCGCCAGAATTCTCAGCTCACTGAAGCTTCCATCACGAAAAGAAGCAGCCGTGCAAGACTGCCTCGTGAAGCCCAGTCACAGTTACGGGTGACAGAGTCATACTGTTACAAATTTAACCACGACGGCCGTTATCTGCTTCGAGAAAAGTCTCGGTGTCTCCCTACTTTATTTCAAATCAAGACCACATCGGACTTTCAAACATATGAGTTGCAGGTCACCTATATAGATCAGCAGAAACTGAGTTGCTCCGTCATTAATCAATATCGACCTCCAGGTAGCATGACGACCATTCGTGCTTGCAGCTTTCATCCAACCTTACCCCTGCTTCTCTTTTACACGACTTGTCTGGGGCAATGTCAGCTTGTCTTCCTCTGGAGCTTCAATAACAATACCTCACATCGGTATCAACCCGAGGCTTCACGAAATCAGCTCTTCAACTTGTGGTCGCCATGTCAGCAGAAATCCGGAATCGAGAGCGTTGACTTCTCGACCACGGGCAACGAGATTATCATTGGAACCCGACATTCACCGAACCCTGAAGTTGTGGATCTCCAGACCGATGAATTTTATGATCGTATCCGAGCCCAGAACCTCGAGAAGCAGATCGGGCATGAAATTGTCGTTAGAGGGACGCGGTCACAGGACCTGCAGCAAATTTCATCTACTACCTCATCACTGGGATACTTAACAAGCGTGGAAGGAATGCAACTCAACTCGCAGCAAGCCCTTGTTGTTGGCTCTTCATCCTATCACCTTGACATGAGTATTACGGAAAGTCATAATGCGCTCCAAATGAAGCATACCGTATCCGGTGCAGTTCAGGCGAAGCAAGACATCCTATCCTTTCCAAATACTTGCAAAGTCGATAATAGTATCAAGGCGGTTGTAACACAGTCTAACTCCGCGCCCGATACTGCCAAAATCGTCCTACACCAAGATGCACCCCCATTTTACGACTTAGGAAAAACAGCGAAATCAATACCAATGGTGTCTTTCCCCATGGTAGTTCATAAGTCTATCAATGCAATGCAACCCCCGAGATACCAGACTGGAACAGATGGGAGGAAGCGTCGTGGATCAGAAGTCGATTATAATAGAGGTAACCGTCGGAAACTCGAGGATGTTGATTCTGGCAATTAG
- a CDS encoding hypothetical protein (At least one base has a quality score < 10): protein MPRSPFTYIYPRGLKNRSVNLLCLSSEIQRGINSPSNMSVLVSPQGYNLSDDLFISAKNAFIDSLPADTKVDFKQCRTSTELLEEAEQFNSFRSNRKLYAKPLENLKRFSDHLEPYFNIIGIAISSNPDAAALVWSAIRLILKLASNFGSFFDKLSELLDDYGQKLPRFQEITNLAQGKCSDGFRSTLKNIYMDLFELFTAIAQVFTKKDGSLQSAPIVAWKLSWQPFHIRYQNFLDRLQKHTIAFDDERKFLQLTVAMESQSLQEQHHQLTKEYFALVEESKSRWDTNKRDDTIREITKWVNPPTDQHAKWPYDEAKQQHLPGTSQWILEDNTFTTWIATDSASGDVNSSYTNLLWIKGNPGTGKTVLATEVLHRLQTRSWTKDQPHATASHFFSFRYDVTRCLRSAWSTLVSQLFRQLQNWDEIVDQFAFIMVKSEHQYATSAELIALLHVIALRVPNLVLLLDGIDECEDPENVITTLAHSQEGTEAKAVILSRPNIQFLHDRLDRVPHIHLTREKAKLDIQTYIRYRLQGFKPSQFPARCSHDWIEARIMRGANGIILWAKLMFNYLQLDLGPEDRETAIESLRQQEEMTDMYIRILNYIATRHEKYRSTARRIFSWLSFPTRYLSEDQLWEVTYCIGRLSEPPGLRSDPSPTEAQRSDFHKSVIMICGCLVERIGGQYHLVHQSVVEFFWSGFKEPKCQNPVLLQFLPTPSQAHNDLATECLSYLLSRVPAKPLSGDIRQGIGPGDLFNHLPFACYAATSWPIHLEKGAKLLEESLSEALGFPPADIKSFLQLLQALDKFTSTKLTLNTWVEIQYLVASDISHLDGILEWLNVVNGLSVSDLRLPNKFRDLPNTLQRFVSEFSHLETQWGPTLRKKPHEIWGDVTAFFKTEFLARTKAVFISSMAPSSFGDDTLGSEPLATCSRDSAGSGSQTERLACLNVWPSRKFQEAVSGKNAASGLIKPEACSGWVAQYEVYDTKPLEAVKIHDIRVPLNDDEVFEHVQSSLEYRKTGQNKTTVQKEWSLTFPIAISPNLDMLVILRSVCFLENVTPVLGNDGDRATSTTTFKFVSLRQNSQLTEASITKRSSRARLPREAQSQLRVTESYCYKFNHDGRYLLREKSRCLPTLFQIKTTSDFQTYELQVTYIDQQKLSCSVINQYRPPGSMTTIRACSFHPTLPLLLFYTTCLGQCQLVFLWSFNNNTSHRYQPEASRNQLFNLWSPCQQKSGIESVDFSTTGNEIIIGTRHSPNPEVVDLQTDEFYDRIRAQNLEKQIGHEIVVRGTRSQDLQQISSTTSSLGYLTSVEGMQLNSQQALVVGSSSYHLDMSITESHNALQMKHTVSGAVQAKQDILSFPNTCKVDNSIKAVVTQSNSAPDTAKIVLHQDAPPFYDLGKTAKSIPMVSFPMVVHKSINAMQPPRYQTGTDGRKRRGSEVDYNRGNRRKLEDVDSGN, encoded by the exons ATGCCTCGTTCACCGTTTACTTATATTTACCCTCGAGGCCTGAAAAACCGGTCTGTGAATCTCTTATGCCTTAGTTCTGAGATTCAGCGAGGGATCAATTCTCCCTCCAACATGTCAGTTTTAGTCTCCCCCCAGGGGTATAATCTAAGTGACGATTTATTTATTTCTGCCAAAAATGCCTTCATCGATTCTCTGCCTGCAGACACAAAGGTAGATTTCAAACAATGCAGAACTTCAACagagcttctcgaggagGCGGAACAATTCAACTCTTTCCGATCCAACAGGAAGCTCTACGCAAAGCCTCTAGAAAATCTGAAAAGGTTCAGCGACCATCTTGAACCTTATTTCAATATTATCGGAATTGCAATTTCGTCCAATCCAGATGCTGCAGCTCTCGTCTGGAGTGCTATCCGCCTCATCTTGAAG CTTGCTAGCAACTTCGGTTCTTTTTTTGACAAACTGTCAGAATTGCTGGATGACTATGGCCAAAAGCTGCCACGTTTTCAAGAGATTACCAACTTGGCACAGGGCAAGTGCAGCGATGGGTTTCGCTCCACTCTGAAAAACATATATATGGACCTATTCGAACTCTTCACGGCTATTGCACAAGTCTTCACCAAAAAGGATGGTT CTCTCCAGTCCGCCCCAATTGTCGCGTGGAAGCTCTCGTGGCAACCTTTCCACATACGATACCAGAACTTCCTGGACCGGCTGCAAAAACACACAATTGCCTTTGATGACGAACGAAAGTTTCTGCAACTGACAGTAGCGATGGAATCACAATCCCTCCAGGAACAGCACCATCAGTTGACCAAAGAGTATTTTGCCTTAGTTGAGGAATCCAAGTCTCGATGGGATACGAATAAAAGAG ATGACACGATCCGCGAAATAACTAAATGGGTGAATCCGCCTACCGATCAGCATGCGAAGTGGCCTTATGATGAGGCAAAACAACAGCATCTACCAGGCACTTCCCAGTGGATTCTTGAGGACAACACCTTCACCACATGGATAGCAACTGATAGCGCTTCTGGAGATGTCAACTCTTCCTACACAAATCTTCTTTGGATCAAAG GGAACCCCGGCACTGGGAAAACTGTCCTTGCAACTGAGGTTTTGCATAGGCTCCAAACGAGATCCTGGACCAAAGACCAGCCACATGCTACAGCGTCCCATTTTTTTTCCTTCAGATATGATGTGACCCGATGTCTCCGGTCCGCTTGGAGTACGCTCGTATCGCAGCTTTTCCGACAGCTTCAAAACTGGGATGAGATTGTAGATCAGTTTGCATTTATCATGGTCAAATCGGAGCATCAGTACGCCACATCTGCAGAACTGATTGCCCTACTCCATGTCATTGCACTGAGAGTCCCAAATTTGgtcctccttcttgatgggATTGATGAATGTGAGGATCCAGAGAACGTCATTACAACACTAGCACATTCTCAGGAAGGGACAGAGGCAAAGGCAGTTATTCTGAGCAGACCCAACATTCAGTTCTTGCATGATCGCCTAGACCGTGTCCCACATATTCATCTCACGCGCGAGAAAGCGAAGTTGGACATTCAAACCTATATTCGCTATCGACTACAAGGATTTAAACCAAGCCAATTCCCAGCAAGATGTTCTCACGATTGGATTGAGGCAAGAATAATGAGAGGAGCAAACGGTATCATTCTCTGGGCGAAATTGATGTTCAACTATCTCCAATTGGATCTGGGTCCTGAGGATCGGGAAACTGCTATCGAGTCACTCCGGCAACAGGAGGAAATGACAGATATGTATATCCGTATACTCAACTACATCGCTACGAGACACGAAAAATATCGTTCCACTGCACGACGCATATTTTCTTGGCTGTCTTTTCCAACTCGATATCTCTCTGAAGACCAGCTGTGGGAGGTCACTTATTGCATTGGCAGGTTGTCAGAACCTCCTGGTCTACGATCCGACCCATCGCCTACCGAAGCGCAAAGATCAGATTTCCATAAGTCTGTGATCATGATATGCGGCTGTCTTGTCGAGAGGATCGGGGGACAGTATCACTTGGTGCACCAATCCGTCGTGGAATTCTTTTGGTCAGGATTCAAGGAACCCAAATGTCAAAATCCCGTTCTTCTACAGTTTTTACCGACACCTTCACAAGCTCACAATGATCTTGCTACAGAATGTCTCTCCTATCTGCTATCTAGAGTTCCCGCAAAACCGCTTTCTGGAGATATCCGGCAAGGGATTGGGCCTGGTGATCTGTTCAACCATCTCCCATTTGCCTGCTACGCTGCAACTTCTTGGCCTATACATCTCGAGAAGGGTGCTAAATTACTAGAAGAGTCCTTATCTGAGGCCCTCGGATTCCCTCCAGCAGATATCAAATCAtttctccagcttcttcaagcactGGACAAATTTACTTCTACGAAGTTAACCCTAAACACTTGGGTAGAAATTCAGTATTTGGTGGCCAGTGACATCTCGCATCTTGACGGCATCTTAGAATGGCTCAACGTTGTGAATGGACTATCCGTGAGTGATTTACGACTGCCGAACAAGTTCCGGGACCTCCCAAACACGCTTCAAAGATTTGTTTCGGAGTTCTCGCACCTCGAGACCCAGTGGGGTCCCACCCTCCGGAAAAAGCCCCATGAAATCTGGGGTGACGTGACGGCATTTTTCAAGACGGAGTTTCTTGCGCGAACAAAAGCGGTGTTTATCAGCTCTATGGCCCCCTCTAGTTTCGGGGACGATACGCTAGGCTCGGAGCCACTGGCCACGTGTAGCCGCGACTCTGCAGGCTCGGGTAGTCAGACGGAACGACTCGCTTGTCTCAATGTCTGGCCCAGCAG AAAGTTTCAAGAAGCTGTGTCGGGCAAGAACGCAGCAAGTGGTTTAATTAAGCCGGAGGCATGCTCAGGCTGGGTTGCCCAGTACGAAGTTTATGACACCAAGCCACTAGAGGCTGTCAAAATTCACGATATTCGAGTTCCCCTAAACGATGACGAGGTTTTTGAGCACGTGCAGTCTTCCCTTGAATATCGGAAAACTGGACAGAACAAAACAACTGTTCAGAAAGAATGGAGCCTTACGTTTCCAATTGCCATCAGTCCGAATCTAGATATGCTAGTTATTCTTCGAAGCGTCTGCTTTCTTGAAAATGTCACTCCCGTCCTCGGCAATGATGGTGACCGCGCAACATCAACTACCACGTTCAAATTTGTCTCCCTTCGCCAGAATTCTCAGCTCACTGAAGCTTCCATCACGAAAAGAAGCAGCCGTGCAAGACTGCCTCGTGAAGCCCAGTCACAGTTACGGGTGACAGAGTCATACTGTTACAAATTTAACCACGACGGCCGTTATCTGCTTCGAGAAAAGTCTCGGTGTCTCCCTACTTTATTTCAAATCAAGACCACATCGGACTTTCAAACATATGAGTTGCAGGTCACCTATATAGATCAGCAGAAACTGAGTTGCTCCGTCATTAATCAATATCGACCTCCAGGTAGCATGACGACCATTCGTGCTTGCAGCTTTCATCCAACCTTACCCCTGCTTCTCTTTTACACGACTTGTCTGGGGCAATGTCAGCTTGTCTTCCTCTGGAGCTTCAATAACAATACCTCACATCGGTATCAACCCGAGGCTTCACGAAATCAGCTCTTCAACTTGTGGTCGCCATGTCAGCAGAAATCCGGAATCGAGAGCGTTGACTTCTCGACCACGGGCAACGAGATTATCATTGGAACCCGACATTCACCGAACCCTGAAGTTGTGGATCTCCAGACCGATGAATTTTATGATCGTATCCGAGCCCAGAACCTCGAGAAGCAGATCGGGCATGAAATTGTCGTTAGAGGGACGCGGTCACAGGACCTGCAGCAAATTTCATCTACTACCTCATCACTGGGATACTTAACAAGCGTGGAAGGAATGCAACTCAACTCGCAGCAAGCCCTTGTTGTTGGCTCTTCATCCTATCACCTTGACATGAGTATTACGGAAAGTCATAATGCGCTCCAAATGAAGCATACCGTATCCGGTGCAGTTCAGGCGAAGCAAGACATCCTATCCTTTCCAAATACTTGCAAAGTCGATAATAGTATCAAGGCGGTTGTAACACAGTCTAACTCCGCGCCCGATACTGCCAAAATCGTCCTACACCAAGATGCACCCCCATTTTACGACTTAGGAAAAACAGCGAAATCAATACCAATGGTGTCTTTCCCCATGGTAGTTCATAAGTCTATCAATGCAATGCAACCCCCGAGATACCAGACTGGAACAGATGGGAGGAAGCGTCGTGGATCAGAAGTCGATTATAATAGAGGTAACCGTCGGAAACTCGAGGATGTTGATTCTGGCAATTAG